From one Lotus japonicus ecotype B-129 chromosome 3, LjGifu_v1.2 genomic stretch:
- the LOC130749001 gene encoding protein SCAR2-like isoform X1 gives MPLSKYLIRNEYGLADPELYRAADKDDPEALLEGVAMAGLVGLLRQLGDLAEFAAEIFHDLHEEVMATAARGHGLMSRVKQLEAEVPSLEKAFFSQTHHSSFFTNGGIDWHPNLRSEQNLVTRGNFPRLIMDSYEECRGPPRLFLLDKFDVAGAGACLKRYTDPSFFKVEPASSVRATVDVHREKRIRKFKQKKGARLRDGEAPNVVPTHSKLHQLLLEERIENGYSNPARLVKLKKRQFNGPTVDAKAGKSYMEKFLETPSPDHKMICETSIFPLPVEPTSDDTTEARIKILEISSFNPVKKSLRNENNRSSPNEQEKLELELKPFSKVGGETNRDIVKVKEPAGVAADEMSYIHLKLPDEVKMAISERKKIEGSLDGYHSDDVTSEVDNYLDALTTMESELDTDNEYKPKKKFLNIQKIVDINDKEQQLQARLSDSQSFGDSSTSDDISSFKQDRNEEHIEVQAQSSDSHSTGSSSISDNNGSFRREREEHIELQAHFSDSRSIRNSSSSEENISFKKDRSYFPHFDSSSTVVENVQSEPMFTKTNNCEPEIDDTKSIQFPQIAEFQNTDCGIFVMHDNTHTQEGEISDSVRASSDLITSGLVLSSDLGPASPVVLPAGTQSDETSPDPIELNSRLENDADKNAHVESIASEPVSLSPIEDDDFAVDSPDKISSGKLDGYDDPVIHSDDSLQVSNDLALAHGDEHCDDSVIKILQAQSPEENSSKISVCRDISSQGDDPICPSMEELDMDSSITVALDCQGSKDEGSIMAHQADLEDLSPAVEVPQVSCFTREPFSDLTCNNPQDVPGSAELEVSNSGLQSNFEEMPKMGRSDEINGSTRDVDPVDGDGCFKCPSVDNHVIVNGVVTEIVQSEDQAVYSVPSVDTDENDSGVGACPASGLISAPSTSFSNSQEPVLGSSNSYQMEIESQTVEESISDFADPHKKEIDVNDAVARESLTELDGTKTVGHLEIASPDAPLNSNNLVPGDLSDSGICDDIQKSSPREKLQHSDFVDDAKMAPEYSGLDTHLSGPIFCGQNGLLQNGRDSVSSPSHNQLDSLTDLEPFSQSQVGEQNAKFLIRNDENFTSEKSQYQKMQIYQLEQEDTRATSESVSEIHEDEPSSFYSIPDKATENNLDQMPPMPPLPPMQWRMGKFQHDSLDLQRELEPSQASVQPMQPIKPDMNTQFSLPSPESTLLYQTPFFPVMAVENDKLQHPSVDVSGNPVAVPLQLPLMVNDAKGQYNYVVLDRNQIQNPFLTLPVVSTGMPSHGYTVASEGEMIHTSNLYSPILPAAYAVSGHDSTAPHEKPIQPPSQLMRETSSDDKTLQQSIGNVVSRGSPQESQIIASYGETVDNSNPCPPIPLAECSVSGYESISPQEKLIQSPSELMMDSSSDDKTVSQSISDVISVDRPQHVASEGIMLQNSKACPPTHSAGCAVSGHDSISPQDELTQLSNQLVTETSSEVKTLHQPMSSVEGEEGRPCMSLMSAPNMGSMELNQSFLPFEGEMVSSLDTSDFDSERTNGKPKNKLPRPRSPLIDAVAAHDKSKLRRATERVMPQIAPKLDERDSLLEQIRTKSFNLKPAVATRPSIHGPKTNLRVAAILEKANAIRQALAGSDEDDDDSWSDS, from the exons ATGCCGCTCTCGAAGTACCTGATACGGAACGAGTATGGCTTGGCGGATCCCGAGCTCTACCGTGCCGCCGACAAAGATGATCCTGAAGCTCTTCTTGAAGGCGTCGCCATGGCTGGTCTCGTTGGACTCCTGCGCCAGCTCGGTGACCTTGCCGA GTTTGCTGCTGAGATCTTCCATGATTTACATGAAGAAGTGATGGCTACTGCTGCAAGAGGCCATGGTCTTATGTCTCGTGTTAAACAGCTTGAGGCTGAAGTTCCTTCACTTGAGAAAGCTTTTTTCTCTCAAACTCATCATTCATCATTCTTCACTAATGGAG GGATTGATTGGCATCCTAATCTTCGGTCTGAACAAAACCTTGTTACTCGTGGAAACTTTCCTCGACTGATAATGGATTCATATGAAGAATGTCGTGGTCCCCCGAGACTATTCCTTCTGGATAA GTTTGATGTGGCTGGCGCTGGGGCTTGTCTGAAACGTTATACCGATCCATCATTCTTTAAAGTGGAACCAGCTTCATCTGTTAGGGCTACAGTAGATGTCCACAGGGAAAAGAGAATTCGTAAATTCAAG CAGAAGAAAGGAGCACGGTTGAGGGATGGTGAAGCCCCTAATGTTGTACCAACACATTCAAA ATTACACCAGCTGCTTCTTGAGGAGCGTATTGAGAATGGTTATAGCAATCCTGCACGTCTAGTGAAGTTGAAGAAAAGACAATTTAATGGACCTACAGTTGACGCAAAAGCTGGGAAAAGTTACATGGAGAAATTTCTGGAAACTCCCTCACCTGATCATAAGATGATCTGTGAAACTTCTATCTTTCCGCTGCCTGTGGAACCGACTTCGGATGATACTACTGAAGCGAGGATTAAAATTCTTGAAATCAGTAGCTTTAATCCTGTAAAGAAGTCATTGAGAAATGAAAATAACCGTTCATCACCTAATGAACAGGAAAAACTTGAATTAGAACTAAAACCATTTTCAAAAGTGGGTGGTGAGACAAATAGAGATATTGTAAAGGTGAAAGAACCAgctggtgtggcagcagatgaaATGTCTTATATTCATCTCAAGTTGCCTGATGAGGTAAAAATGGCAATCAGTGAACGTAAGAAGATAGAAGGCAGCTTAGATGGGTACCATTCTGATGACGTGACTAGTGAAGTTGACAATTACTTGGATGCATTAACTACCATGGAGTCAGAATTGGACACCGACAATGAGTATAAACCCAAGAAAAAATTCTTGAATATTCAAAAGATAGTAGATATCAATGATAAAGAACAACAACTGCAAGCTCGACTTTCAGATTCTCAATCATTTGGAGACTCCTCAACATCAGATGACATTAGTTCATTCAAACAAGATAGAAATGAAGAACATATAGAAGTGCAAGCTCAGTCATCAGATTCTCACTCAACTGGATCCTCCTCTATATCAGACAATAATGGCTCATTCAGAAGAGAGCGAGAAGAGCATATAGAACTGCAAGCTCACTTTTCAGATTCTCGATCTATTAGAAactcctcttcatcagaagaaaatatttcattcaaaaaagACAGGTCATATTTCCCTCACTTTGATTCATCAAGCACTGTGGTCGAAAATGTACAATCAGAACCTATGTTCACAAAAACAAATAATTGTGAACCGGAGATTGATGATACAAAATCCATCCAATTTCCCCAAATTGCTGAGTTTCAAAACACAGATTGTGGGATATTTGTCATGCATGATAATACACATACTCAAGAAGGAGAGATATCTGATTCTGTGCGGGCCTCATCTGATCTGATAACTTCAGGACTAGTGTTGTCTTCTGATCTTGGACCTGCCTCACCTGTGGTCCTACCTGCAGGGACCCAATCAGATGAAACTTCACCTGACCCTATTgaacttaattcaagattagAGAATGATGCGGACAAAAATGCACATGTTGAATCTATTGCTTCTGAACCTGTTTCTCTCTCCCCAATAGAAGATGATGATTTCGCTGTGGATTCTCCTGATAAAATTTCATCAGGCAAATTGGATGGTTATGATGATCCTGTTATTCATTCTGATGATTCATTACAAGTTTCCAATGATTTAGCATTAGCTCATGGAGATGAACATTGTGATGATTCTGTAATCAAAATTCTCCAAGCACAATCTcctgaagaaaattcttctaaaATTTCGGTTTGTAGAGATATTAGTTCACAAGGAGATGATCCTATTTGCCCGTCCATGGAAGAATTAGACATGGATTCAAGTATCACTGTGGCGCTTGATTGTCAAGGCTCAAAAGATGAGGGTTCTATTATGGCACACCAAGCTGATTTGGAAGATTTATCTCCTGCTGTCGAGGTTCCTCAAGTGAGTTGCTTTACTAGAGAGCCATTTTCTGATTTGACTTGCAATAATCCACAGGATGTACCAGGCTCAGCAGAACTGGAAGTTTCAAATTCTGGTCTGCAATCAAATTTTGAAGAGATGCCAAAAATGGGGCGTAGTGATGAAATAAATGGATCCACCCGCGATGTTGATCCAGTTGATGGTGATGGTTGTTTTAAGTGTCCATCTGTTGACAATCATGTGATCGTAAATGGTGTGGTTACCGAAATTGTTCAGTCAGAAGATCAGGCTGTATATTCAGTTCCTTCTGTTGATACTGATGAAAATGACTCGGGCGTTGGTGCTTGTCCTGCTTCAGGTCTGATTTCTGCTCCATCAACGAGTTTTTCAAATTCGCAAGAGCCAGTGTTAGGTTCGTCAAATTCTTATCAGATGGAAATTGAATCCCAAACAGTAGAAGAGTCTATTTCTGATTTTGCTGATCCACATAAGAAAGAGATTGATGTCAATGATGCAGTTGCTAGGGAATCTTTGACAGAACTAGATGGAACGAAGACAGTGGGTCATCTAGAAATTGCTTCTCCTGATGCACCATTGAACTCAAACAATCTGGTTCCCGGTGATCTTTCAGATTCAGGAATATGTGATGATATTCAAAAGTCATCTCCAAGGGAGAAACTCCAACACAGTGATTTTGTTGATGATGCAAAAATGGCGCCTGAATATTCAGGGTTAGACACTCATCTGTCAGGACCTATATTTTGTGGCCAGAATGGTCTTTTACAGAATGGCAGAGATAGCGTCTCATCACCTTCTCATAACCAGCTGGATTCTCTGACTGACTTAGAACCGTTCTCACAATCTCAAGTTGGTGAACAGAATGCAAAATTTCTGATCAGAAATGACGAAAACTTCACCTCTGAGAAATCTCAATATCAGAAGATGCAGATATATCAATTGGAGCAAGAAGACACTCGTGCTACTTCTGAATCTGTTTCTGAAATCCATGAAGATGAGCCATCATCATTTTATTCCATACCAGATAAGGCAACTGAAAACAATCTGGATCAGATGCCCCCTATGCCCCCGTTACCACCAATGCAATGGAGAATGGGGAAGTTTCAACATGACTCCCTGGATTTACAGAGAGAATTAGAACCAAGTCAGGCTTCAGTCCAACCAATGCAGCCAATTAAACCTGATATGAATACTCAATTTAGTTTGCCGTCTCCTGAGAGTACCTTGCTGTATCAGACTCCATTTTTTCCTGTGATGGCTGTAGAAAATGATAAGCTCCAACATCCTTCTGTGGATGTTTCAGGGAATCCTGTTGCTGTACCTTTACAACTTCCTCTCATGGTTAATGATGCAAAAGGTCAATATAATTACGTAGTGCTGGACAGAAACCAAATTCAGAACCCCTTCTTGACATTACCTGTGGTATCTACCGGCATGCCTTCACATGGCTACACTGTTGCTTCTGAGGGAGAAATGATCCACACATCAAACCTGTACTCCCCAATACTGCCTGCTGCATATGCTGTATCCGGTCATGATTCCACCGCTCCACATGAGAAACCAATTCAACCTCCAAGTCAATTAATGAGAGAGACTAGTTCAGATGATAAAACACTTCAGCAGTCTATAGGTAATGTGGTATCTAGGGGTTCGCCTCAAGAGAGTCAAATTATTGCTTCTTATGGAGAAACGGTAGATAATTCAAACCCATGCCCTCCAATACCCCTTGCTGAATGTTCTGTTTCTGGATATGAGTCCATCTCTCCTCaagaaaaactgattcaatCTCCAAGTGAGTTAATGATGGACTCCAGTTCAGATGATAAAACAGTTTCACAGTCTATAAGTGATGTGATATCTGTGGACAGGCCTCAACACGTTGCTTCTGAGGGAATAATGCTACAAAATTCTAAGGCATGCCCTCCTACACACTCTGCTGGATGTGCTGTTTCTGGACATGATTCCATCTCTCCTCAAGATGAACTGACTCAGCTTTCTAATCAATTAGTGACGGAGACTAGTTCAGAAGTTAAAACACTTCATCAGCCTATGAGTAGCGTGGAAGGGGAAGAAGGACGTCCGTGTATGTCACTCATGTCAGCACCAAACATGGGAAGTATGGAGCTTAATCAGAGTTTCCTGCCCTTTGAGGGGGAAATGGTATCGTCCTTAGACACATCAGATTTTGATAGTGAAAGGACAAATGGAAAACCGAAGAATAAGCTTCCCCGTCCTCGGAGTCCTCTAATTGATGCTGTTGCTGCTCATGACAAAAGCAAG CTTAGGAGAGCTACTGAACGGGTTATGCCTCAAATAGCTCCAAAGCTAGATGAAAGAGATTCATTGTTAGAGCAGATAAGAACAAAG TCCTTCAACTTGAAGCCTGCTGTGGCGACACGACCTAGCATTCATGGTCCGAAAACAAATTTGAGGGTAGCTGCCATCTTGGAGAAAGCAAATGCAATTCGCCAG GCTTTAGCTGgaagtgatgaagatgatgatgatagttgGAGTGATTCTTGA
- the LOC130749001 gene encoding protein SCAR2-like isoform X2 — protein MPLSKYLIRNEYGLADPELYRAADKDDPEALLEGVAMAGLVGLLRQLGDLAEFAAEIFHDLHEEVMATAARGHGLMSRVKQLEAEVPSLEKAFFSQTHHSSFFTNGGIDWHPNLRSEQNLVTRGNFPRLIMDSYEECRGPPRLFLLDKFDVAGAGACLKRYTDPSFFKVEPASSVRATVDVHREKRIRKFKKKGARLRDGEAPNVVPTHSKLHQLLLEERIENGYSNPARLVKLKKRQFNGPTVDAKAGKSYMEKFLETPSPDHKMICETSIFPLPVEPTSDDTTEARIKILEISSFNPVKKSLRNENNRSSPNEQEKLELELKPFSKVGGETNRDIVKVKEPAGVAADEMSYIHLKLPDEVKMAISERKKIEGSLDGYHSDDVTSEVDNYLDALTTMESELDTDNEYKPKKKFLNIQKIVDINDKEQQLQARLSDSQSFGDSSTSDDISSFKQDRNEEHIEVQAQSSDSHSTGSSSISDNNGSFRREREEHIELQAHFSDSRSIRNSSSSEENISFKKDRSYFPHFDSSSTVVENVQSEPMFTKTNNCEPEIDDTKSIQFPQIAEFQNTDCGIFVMHDNTHTQEGEISDSVRASSDLITSGLVLSSDLGPASPVVLPAGTQSDETSPDPIELNSRLENDADKNAHVESIASEPVSLSPIEDDDFAVDSPDKISSGKLDGYDDPVIHSDDSLQVSNDLALAHGDEHCDDSVIKILQAQSPEENSSKISVCRDISSQGDDPICPSMEELDMDSSITVALDCQGSKDEGSIMAHQADLEDLSPAVEVPQVSCFTREPFSDLTCNNPQDVPGSAELEVSNSGLQSNFEEMPKMGRSDEINGSTRDVDPVDGDGCFKCPSVDNHVIVNGVVTEIVQSEDQAVYSVPSVDTDENDSGVGACPASGLISAPSTSFSNSQEPVLGSSNSYQMEIESQTVEESISDFADPHKKEIDVNDAVARESLTELDGTKTVGHLEIASPDAPLNSNNLVPGDLSDSGICDDIQKSSPREKLQHSDFVDDAKMAPEYSGLDTHLSGPIFCGQNGLLQNGRDSVSSPSHNQLDSLTDLEPFSQSQVGEQNAKFLIRNDENFTSEKSQYQKMQIYQLEQEDTRATSESVSEIHEDEPSSFYSIPDKATENNLDQMPPMPPLPPMQWRMGKFQHDSLDLQRELEPSQASVQPMQPIKPDMNTQFSLPSPESTLLYQTPFFPVMAVENDKLQHPSVDVSGNPVAVPLQLPLMVNDAKGQYNYVVLDRNQIQNPFLTLPVVSTGMPSHGYTVASEGEMIHTSNLYSPILPAAYAVSGHDSTAPHEKPIQPPSQLMRETSSDDKTLQQSIGNVVSRGSPQESQIIASYGETVDNSNPCPPIPLAECSVSGYESISPQEKLIQSPSELMMDSSSDDKTVSQSISDVISVDRPQHVASEGIMLQNSKACPPTHSAGCAVSGHDSISPQDELTQLSNQLVTETSSEVKTLHQPMSSVEGEEGRPCMSLMSAPNMGSMELNQSFLPFEGEMVSSLDTSDFDSERTNGKPKNKLPRPRSPLIDAVAAHDKSKLRRATERVMPQIAPKLDERDSLLEQIRTKSFNLKPAVATRPSIHGPKTNLRVAAILEKANAIRQALAGSDEDDDDSWSDS, from the exons ATGCCGCTCTCGAAGTACCTGATACGGAACGAGTATGGCTTGGCGGATCCCGAGCTCTACCGTGCCGCCGACAAAGATGATCCTGAAGCTCTTCTTGAAGGCGTCGCCATGGCTGGTCTCGTTGGACTCCTGCGCCAGCTCGGTGACCTTGCCGA GTTTGCTGCTGAGATCTTCCATGATTTACATGAAGAAGTGATGGCTACTGCTGCAAGAGGCCATGGTCTTATGTCTCGTGTTAAACAGCTTGAGGCTGAAGTTCCTTCACTTGAGAAAGCTTTTTTCTCTCAAACTCATCATTCATCATTCTTCACTAATGGAG GGATTGATTGGCATCCTAATCTTCGGTCTGAACAAAACCTTGTTACTCGTGGAAACTTTCCTCGACTGATAATGGATTCATATGAAGAATGTCGTGGTCCCCCGAGACTATTCCTTCTGGATAA GTTTGATGTGGCTGGCGCTGGGGCTTGTCTGAAACGTTATACCGATCCATCATTCTTTAAAGTGGAACCAGCTTCATCTGTTAGGGCTACAGTAGATGTCCACAGGGAAAAGAGAATTCGTAAATTCAAG AAGAAAGGAGCACGGTTGAGGGATGGTGAAGCCCCTAATGTTGTACCAACACATTCAAA ATTACACCAGCTGCTTCTTGAGGAGCGTATTGAGAATGGTTATAGCAATCCTGCACGTCTAGTGAAGTTGAAGAAAAGACAATTTAATGGACCTACAGTTGACGCAAAAGCTGGGAAAAGTTACATGGAGAAATTTCTGGAAACTCCCTCACCTGATCATAAGATGATCTGTGAAACTTCTATCTTTCCGCTGCCTGTGGAACCGACTTCGGATGATACTACTGAAGCGAGGATTAAAATTCTTGAAATCAGTAGCTTTAATCCTGTAAAGAAGTCATTGAGAAATGAAAATAACCGTTCATCACCTAATGAACAGGAAAAACTTGAATTAGAACTAAAACCATTTTCAAAAGTGGGTGGTGAGACAAATAGAGATATTGTAAAGGTGAAAGAACCAgctggtgtggcagcagatgaaATGTCTTATATTCATCTCAAGTTGCCTGATGAGGTAAAAATGGCAATCAGTGAACGTAAGAAGATAGAAGGCAGCTTAGATGGGTACCATTCTGATGACGTGACTAGTGAAGTTGACAATTACTTGGATGCATTAACTACCATGGAGTCAGAATTGGACACCGACAATGAGTATAAACCCAAGAAAAAATTCTTGAATATTCAAAAGATAGTAGATATCAATGATAAAGAACAACAACTGCAAGCTCGACTTTCAGATTCTCAATCATTTGGAGACTCCTCAACATCAGATGACATTAGTTCATTCAAACAAGATAGAAATGAAGAACATATAGAAGTGCAAGCTCAGTCATCAGATTCTCACTCAACTGGATCCTCCTCTATATCAGACAATAATGGCTCATTCAGAAGAGAGCGAGAAGAGCATATAGAACTGCAAGCTCACTTTTCAGATTCTCGATCTATTAGAAactcctcttcatcagaagaaaatatttcattcaaaaaagACAGGTCATATTTCCCTCACTTTGATTCATCAAGCACTGTGGTCGAAAATGTACAATCAGAACCTATGTTCACAAAAACAAATAATTGTGAACCGGAGATTGATGATACAAAATCCATCCAATTTCCCCAAATTGCTGAGTTTCAAAACACAGATTGTGGGATATTTGTCATGCATGATAATACACATACTCAAGAAGGAGAGATATCTGATTCTGTGCGGGCCTCATCTGATCTGATAACTTCAGGACTAGTGTTGTCTTCTGATCTTGGACCTGCCTCACCTGTGGTCCTACCTGCAGGGACCCAATCAGATGAAACTTCACCTGACCCTATTgaacttaattcaagattagAGAATGATGCGGACAAAAATGCACATGTTGAATCTATTGCTTCTGAACCTGTTTCTCTCTCCCCAATAGAAGATGATGATTTCGCTGTGGATTCTCCTGATAAAATTTCATCAGGCAAATTGGATGGTTATGATGATCCTGTTATTCATTCTGATGATTCATTACAAGTTTCCAATGATTTAGCATTAGCTCATGGAGATGAACATTGTGATGATTCTGTAATCAAAATTCTCCAAGCACAATCTcctgaagaaaattcttctaaaATTTCGGTTTGTAGAGATATTAGTTCACAAGGAGATGATCCTATTTGCCCGTCCATGGAAGAATTAGACATGGATTCAAGTATCACTGTGGCGCTTGATTGTCAAGGCTCAAAAGATGAGGGTTCTATTATGGCACACCAAGCTGATTTGGAAGATTTATCTCCTGCTGTCGAGGTTCCTCAAGTGAGTTGCTTTACTAGAGAGCCATTTTCTGATTTGACTTGCAATAATCCACAGGATGTACCAGGCTCAGCAGAACTGGAAGTTTCAAATTCTGGTCTGCAATCAAATTTTGAAGAGATGCCAAAAATGGGGCGTAGTGATGAAATAAATGGATCCACCCGCGATGTTGATCCAGTTGATGGTGATGGTTGTTTTAAGTGTCCATCTGTTGACAATCATGTGATCGTAAATGGTGTGGTTACCGAAATTGTTCAGTCAGAAGATCAGGCTGTATATTCAGTTCCTTCTGTTGATACTGATGAAAATGACTCGGGCGTTGGTGCTTGTCCTGCTTCAGGTCTGATTTCTGCTCCATCAACGAGTTTTTCAAATTCGCAAGAGCCAGTGTTAGGTTCGTCAAATTCTTATCAGATGGAAATTGAATCCCAAACAGTAGAAGAGTCTATTTCTGATTTTGCTGATCCACATAAGAAAGAGATTGATGTCAATGATGCAGTTGCTAGGGAATCTTTGACAGAACTAGATGGAACGAAGACAGTGGGTCATCTAGAAATTGCTTCTCCTGATGCACCATTGAACTCAAACAATCTGGTTCCCGGTGATCTTTCAGATTCAGGAATATGTGATGATATTCAAAAGTCATCTCCAAGGGAGAAACTCCAACACAGTGATTTTGTTGATGATGCAAAAATGGCGCCTGAATATTCAGGGTTAGACACTCATCTGTCAGGACCTATATTTTGTGGCCAGAATGGTCTTTTACAGAATGGCAGAGATAGCGTCTCATCACCTTCTCATAACCAGCTGGATTCTCTGACTGACTTAGAACCGTTCTCACAATCTCAAGTTGGTGAACAGAATGCAAAATTTCTGATCAGAAATGACGAAAACTTCACCTCTGAGAAATCTCAATATCAGAAGATGCAGATATATCAATTGGAGCAAGAAGACACTCGTGCTACTTCTGAATCTGTTTCTGAAATCCATGAAGATGAGCCATCATCATTTTATTCCATACCAGATAAGGCAACTGAAAACAATCTGGATCAGATGCCCCCTATGCCCCCGTTACCACCAATGCAATGGAGAATGGGGAAGTTTCAACATGACTCCCTGGATTTACAGAGAGAATTAGAACCAAGTCAGGCTTCAGTCCAACCAATGCAGCCAATTAAACCTGATATGAATACTCAATTTAGTTTGCCGTCTCCTGAGAGTACCTTGCTGTATCAGACTCCATTTTTTCCTGTGATGGCTGTAGAAAATGATAAGCTCCAACATCCTTCTGTGGATGTTTCAGGGAATCCTGTTGCTGTACCTTTACAACTTCCTCTCATGGTTAATGATGCAAAAGGTCAATATAATTACGTAGTGCTGGACAGAAACCAAATTCAGAACCCCTTCTTGACATTACCTGTGGTATCTACCGGCATGCCTTCACATGGCTACACTGTTGCTTCTGAGGGAGAAATGATCCACACATCAAACCTGTACTCCCCAATACTGCCTGCTGCATATGCTGTATCCGGTCATGATTCCACCGCTCCACATGAGAAACCAATTCAACCTCCAAGTCAATTAATGAGAGAGACTAGTTCAGATGATAAAACACTTCAGCAGTCTATAGGTAATGTGGTATCTAGGGGTTCGCCTCAAGAGAGTCAAATTATTGCTTCTTATGGAGAAACGGTAGATAATTCAAACCCATGCCCTCCAATACCCCTTGCTGAATGTTCTGTTTCTGGATATGAGTCCATCTCTCCTCaagaaaaactgattcaatCTCCAAGTGAGTTAATGATGGACTCCAGTTCAGATGATAAAACAGTTTCACAGTCTATAAGTGATGTGATATCTGTGGACAGGCCTCAACACGTTGCTTCTGAGGGAATAATGCTACAAAATTCTAAGGCATGCCCTCCTACACACTCTGCTGGATGTGCTGTTTCTGGACATGATTCCATCTCTCCTCAAGATGAACTGACTCAGCTTTCTAATCAATTAGTGACGGAGACTAGTTCAGAAGTTAAAACACTTCATCAGCCTATGAGTAGCGTGGAAGGGGAAGAAGGACGTCCGTGTATGTCACTCATGTCAGCACCAAACATGGGAAGTATGGAGCTTAATCAGAGTTTCCTGCCCTTTGAGGGGGAAATGGTATCGTCCTTAGACACATCAGATTTTGATAGTGAAAGGACAAATGGAAAACCGAAGAATAAGCTTCCCCGTCCTCGGAGTCCTCTAATTGATGCTGTTGCTGCTCATGACAAAAGCAAG CTTAGGAGAGCTACTGAACGGGTTATGCCTCAAATAGCTCCAAAGCTAGATGAAAGAGATTCATTGTTAGAGCAGATAAGAACAAAG TCCTTCAACTTGAAGCCTGCTGTGGCGACACGACCTAGCATTCATGGTCCGAAAACAAATTTGAGGGTAGCTGCCATCTTGGAGAAAGCAAATGCAATTCGCCAG GCTTTAGCTGgaagtgatgaagatgatgatgatagttgGAGTGATTCTTGA